The region cggggccggtGGCGTCACGGCGCGGCGCAGtgcgggccgggcgggcaggtgaggcggcggccgggccgggccgggggcgcggggggcgctGCGCGCTGGCGGCCGGGGCGGACGCGAGGCCCGGGGCCGTGAGGGGCCGCGAGGGGCCGCGaggggccgggcccgccccggggcggcggcgcggctcCTGCCCGGCCGGCACAAAGGATGGGCAGGCGGGTCAGCACCAGGGTCAGGGCCGGCCTGCCCCCGCGGCGCTGATGACTGTGGGGTTTTGGGAGCCCTCGGAAAAATTGGAACCAGATTTTGCCAGAAAAGTAGAGTTATTTTCGGCGTAGCGGTGGCAGGAGGAGCGGTGAGGGCGGACGAGCCTGCCTGCCGAGCACATTGCCTGAGCACACGCGGATAGCAGCCGGCATCGCCTTCCAGACTGATGTGCGAGTGTTGGTATAACAGACGTGGAGTGCGAAAAATCCCAAATTACTATTGACACTGAGGGCTGGCAGCCACACTGAGGGAGAGGTTTCCTGCCTTGCCGCTGTTGTGATTGCCACGTAGATTTACCCGAGGGCAGGTTTGAGATGTCTTCCTGTGAACCACCAGTGAGTTGAGGAAGATAGGGGATTGAGGATATAGTTCATAGTTTTATATTGATTTTCTGCTGGACCGGTGACATGCTGTCAATAATAGCCTTCCATTTCAAGTAACTGCAGGTCACCTCGTGTATTTTTGAGCCATGCATGGGGGGGTCTTTCCTATATCACTAAAACATTGCCACTTGGGACCTGGAATGCAATCGCGTTGCAATACGCAGCAAAGAGCAGGAAGATAAAGGAGGATCTAATATGAAATGAAACTAATAGATGAAGATAAGGAGATAACACTCTCTGTGCCAATGGCAGGGTATAATAGTAGTGAAGGGGGCTGCTAGCTTATCTTCTTTGTCATGGCTCTGTAAAAGGGTTGTTAGAGCAACTGTCATGAATCTGATTGGGTTTTCATTATGTCTTCTTCCAGGTATCTCCTCATTTTTAACAAATTCTCATTGTgaggaaattactttttccgGGAGGCTGATAAAGGTACTCTGCAAAGTAAGTACTCTGCTTGTGAGAGACTTGGATCGTGAGAGGTTTTCAGTAATTTGGAGGAACAGTGTCAAGGGGAACACTGGTGCAGATGTCTTCACTAAGTCTCCGTACACTTCTCTTTCAGCTGGTCCTTGTATGGGACTTTGTGGCTAATGAGCTTTCCCAGCAAGATGCAGCTTGCTGTTGGTGCTGTGTGAGGTGAGGGTTGTCAGGATGTGCAGCTGGGATTATGAATTGCCCATTCTTCTCTCTTGCATGATATGCACCTCTTCTGAGGAGAAGCAGTCTTGAGGAAACCCTTGATACAAAGTTAGCAATATTTCAATAGATGCCTTCTCACTCTCATCCTTCCTTATCCTCCTTGGCCCCCAAATGCCCTCAAGTTACTCCCACTGCAATCTCCTGTGAGGTGCTGGGCAGTCAGTTTTGTATTGTGCAGTGTCTCTGGATCCCTGCATGGAGCTGAGGATTGCTCTGTGTAGGCATCATCCCCTATGCTTAACACTGCTTAGGTTAGCATGGTGGTGAACTTGGGCTTGTGGGGTTCTGCTTTTGGTAATAGTTGGGGATATACAATAAATTGTGGCTTTATGTAGACTaagggctgcaggaaggaagagcagTGTATGAAATGCACCagatgaagaaacagaaaacatgagATTTAGGGGAGTGCTGTACAGCCAAAGAGTAGAAGAGATGGAAGTTTTTTCCCCAGTGGAACTGTAATCAAAAAAGTAAGAGACTTGTTTTACTCACTAGTGTGCAGTTGTGAGGGTTTGGTGGAGAGGGATGGGGTGATGGGGAGCTGTtcttgtgcagcagcagctttggtcTGTGGGCAAGGAGGCATAAGAAAAGGTCAGACTTCACTCATGAACTGTTTCCATTTCTGGCAAGAAGAATCAAGAAATCACAAGCCTTCGTTGATGCAGCAGATCTGTTGGCATCTATCTGATGTGCTATTTTGGAAACCATTTGGCTGTTTTACCCACCACACTGTGCAGGCTTTGGCTACAGGAGTGATTCTGATGAGATCCAAGGAGCCTATTCAGCACTTGGGAGCCATTAAGCACTGAAAGAGGAGTAGCAGTTTTGAGGGTGGCTTGTGGGGCATGTATCTTCTCATGATTCACTTCCTAAAGATCAGACCCCCTCCTTGCAGTGGAGATATCTCTGCTGAATTCAGCAATGGAAATAGGAATAAAACTAAGCTTGGTCATTGAGAAAAAGGTGTTGCATTAAGCCTTGgcctcagcacaggcagcaggagtgCTAGGATCAGTAGCAAAAGCATTTCTTGCCAAAGTGATTTCATGTTGCAGCAGGGGTCTGGAATCTGCTGCCAGGCCACAGCTTTGCATTATTGTAAACATAGAATGAgattatgatttatttttttagcttgAATGAGTTTAACTCAAGTGAATTCTACATAAACGTAAGCCCTTTGCTGACCCATTGGGAACTTCTGGGAAGTGTGACATCTGTGACAgttaattgttttaaatatttcaattttaatcCCCTGTGGTGGTAGGCAAATACCCAGGTAACCTAGACAGTATCTCTGGTGTCTGATTTGTGCAAGGATGCTTGAGAAGTGCCCATAAAGCACAAATGCCTTCCATCAAGAGATGGAAAGAAGAGGTCGTAACTGACACAAAGGCCATACTTTATATGTGAAATATTGAGAAATGACTTGAACTTCAGTAAAAAAAACTAAGCAAAGTTTTCTTACCTCAACCATTTTGTTCTGAGCTATTTGTCTTCCAGACGCCTTCCCGTGATGATTCCACCGTCTGCACCAAGCCCTGTCGGCGATGCTGCGCTCTTGTCAGGTGTGGCTTCTCAGGAAGTCTGGAGGCCGTCAGTCCCGGGCTACTCTGGGCTGCCCACACGGCACATCAGCCACCGGGCCAACAACTTCAAGAGACACCCGAAGAGGAGGAAGCACATCCGGCCTtcgccgccgcccccgcccaACACCCCGTGTCCCATTGACCGGGTTGACTTTGGGGGTCTCCAGCCTCAGAGGTCTTTCCTGGAACTCCTTTTCAATGGGTGCATTCTCTTTGGGCTTGAATTCAGCTATGCCATGGAAACAGCCTATGTtacccctgtgctgctccagatGGGGCTTCCAGACCAGCTGTATGGAATGGTGTGGTTCATCAGCCCTATATTAGGTAACTTTTTATGGTGCTATATCTTCCCTCttatttttccacctttttttaaattgtatttttattttttgtttgcagtaCCTCAGCTGTTCATGAGTATATTCTCTCGAGGTTAAGAAGTACTAACcataattttaaacaaacaaataggAGGACAATTcttgctgtgccctgcctgaAATAAGACAAACATGCTCAAAATATCTGTTCTTTTAATAGCTTCTCCACCTCTTAAAAGTTGTGTGAGGGTAACCTTTGGTTGCTCTGTTCCTGTACTTAAAAACAAGCATAAGATTGGTGTATCCCTTTATGTCCCCATGAAAAAAAGCATACAGAGACAGTTTTCAAGGGTGTGTGGAAAAGAGCAGAGTGGGATTGCCTTCTGCTTAACTTTCTGAAACAAGTGAGGTGTTCCAGTGATGAAAGACCATCGACCACTGGTGATAGAGGCATTGAATTACTTGCCTTAGCACAGAGGCAAGGCTGGGAGTGTAACCATTACTATGGATACCACTTGGAAAATTTTGTTCTGCCTGTTCTTGTACTCACAACATGTGCTTTGGAAGAACAGATAGGCCCCTCCTAACAGGCTGGTACAGATTAGTACAGGCATCTTTCCTACTTGCATGTCtgcttcctgctgttttccaagCTAATCCTGCAGGGGATCTCTCATCTAATATGGGATAAATGAAATAGCTTGTAAGGAACAGAATGCTTAAGAATGTGTAACTTGTACTCTGACTCTTCACCTGGTGTCAAACTCTGTGTTGCTGATGCAGAGTGAAGtgccctgcagtgagcagcagcacattctGTTACTGAGTGCCTGTCCTTGGCAATGCCAGCCAGCGTGCTGTGTGTGGGTGACCAGTGCTGCCTGGGGATGTCACTGCACTATGGTGTCCTGCCTTAACTGCCTTTTAGGGCATGCCTGTTTTACTCCTCTGTGAAACAGGCTTGTAGAAGAATCCTGTCCATTGGTGATTCCTTTTTTCTAGGGTTTTTGCTACAGCCTTTGCTGggagcctggagtgacagatgCACATCAAGATTTGGGAGGAGAAGACCTTTCATTCTGGTTTTAGCAGTAGGTGTGTGTTTTAGAAATGATGGGCATAACACTTAAAAACGTTCTGCATCTCTCTTCTGTGACATCCCTTGTGGCactcagctgaagaaaatgctCCTGAGGTGTTGGGTGTTGTGGGTCTGAAGAAGATGGTGAGTGACACAGCTGATGCTTTGGCAGCTGGAGATCCACACATAAAAACTTCTCAGAGCCTGAAAGGATGTTTTGAGGGTCAAGAATGTGGATGTTTTTGGCCAAAGTAAACTCTAGACATTTGTTAAACTCGAATAGTGGAAAAGGATTGTGTGTATCCTATAAGCCACACTAATTTCCCAGGCTGCATTGATATGAGCAAGAGCAATAGTGCTTGCTGCAAGGCTGTGCAGGTAGAATAATGCTTTTGAAgtctggagctctgcaggcttGCTTACTAATAGTGACTgactttgttttggttttgttcccaGGAGCATTGCTTGGGCTCTCTCTTATGCTGAATGGCAAAGATATAGGGAGTGCCTTGTCTGACACTGAGAATAACCACAAATGGGGGATCATCCTTACAGTCTGTGGTGTTGTCCTCATGGACTTCAGTGCAGATTCAGCAGACAATCCCAGCCATGCCTACATGATGGACGTGTGCAGCCCAGTGGATCAAGACAGGGGCCTCAACATCCACGCTTTGTTAGCAGGTATGCCTTCTTGGTGCTTCCTGGGAGATGTGAGCCCTGAGTAAACGAGCCCTGCTGTGGGAAAGCAGGGTGTAAACACTGGTCTTTTCCTGAATAAGCATAATGACCAAATACTGAGAGGTATCACTAATTAACCATAAAAAATATCATCTACTTATTGCAAAAGGCTTTTGTAACTACCTCATCTCAAACAAGATACAGTCTTGGGCTGTTCATCTGAAGGTCTCTCACATATTTTGTAAGACCTATGGAAACAAAATTATCCCTTGAGGGAGGAGGTTTGGCTTCCTGCAGGCGTGGAATACGTGCCTTGTAGTTGCTCTGTTGGAGGCGAAAGTGCATACTGGGTGCTGTTGATCCCTCACTGCTGTCATCTTCAGCCGCTCTGCTGCCCTGTTCTAGGAGACTGTTCCACACTCTTGAATGTGTTTGTGAGTAAGACAGGAGAGTGTTGAAAGACTTTCACCATGGGAATGGAGAGAAAGGTGCTCTCAAAACTTCCCTGTTCATCGGTACTAGCACAGTGGCAGTTTTGTACACTGTCAACACAGTGCTGAGTAATGAGCTTGCTACACTGCTGAAGTGATTGGATCTGTCTTAGTTAGATCTGCATTCCTCATATgaggaaaatggattttcacTTTCAGGAAAACAGTCTTAGCTGAATGATTGCAGAGCCTTGTCACAAGGCTGGTGGACACTTCTGTTTACGGACTGAAATAGCTAAAGGTAAGGTGTTTTGTTCttggcaaagaaaaattataattttaaattatttgtatcATCACTTTCACAGcactttctccctctttctgaACCGTGTTGGTACATGCAGACTGCCCTtgtggcacagctgggtttATTAGTGCATTTGAGGTGAAAAGGGGTCAAATggtaaaacaaaaatgtcagaTTCTGTTCATGATTCTTTATAcaagtgctgctgtgctgctacTGACTTGTGGGACTGGATAGGGGAGATAATCTTAGCTCTGTTTTTCCACCAGGTCTTGGAGGTGGCTTTGGTTATGTTGTTGGAGGAATACACTGGGATAAAACCAGTTTTGGAAAAGCTGTAGGAGGGCAACTTCGTGTCATCTATGTCTTCACCTCAATTGTACTGACTATTGCTACTGTGCTGACTCTAGTTAGCATTCCAGAGAGACCCTTAAAGTCCTCTAACAGGAAGAAGAAGGTGATGAAAAGTCCAAgtcttcctctccctccttctccacctTTCTTCTTTGAGGACAATGTAAACGAAAACTCTGCTTCTCATAACTCAGCTCACTTACATGCAAGTTTTACGAGTCCTGTTTCCCCCATGAGCCCACTCACACCAAAATACGGGAGTTTTATCAGCAGAGACAATTCTTTGACAGGACTTAATGAGTTTGCATCATCCTTTGGGACTTCAAATATTGACAGTGTGCTTATAGACTGTTTTACAGGCGGGCATAATAGTTACATGACACTCCCAGCTAGTTTGTCCAGGCAGCCTGTCAGTGTCAGCTTTCCTCGGGTGCCTGATGGCTGTTACCATGGAGCAAATGGAATTCTGGAGCAAGGGGAAAGCAGCTTAACAGCAGGGCCTGATAGTGATGTGCTCAGAGTGGGCTCACTGGATGCAATAAAGCCACGGTCAGCGGGGATCTTGAAAAGACCTCAGACCTTGGCCATTCCAGATGCTGTAACAGGACACTGCCCAGAGAAtaacagaagaagaaatgtcACCTTCAGCCAGCAGGTAAGAGCAGGAAATCAATGATATGACCATGTAAACATGAGTGttattaatttcttcatatatttttaaatatgtggtGCACAAATTATTCATTAAAGACTCTTGTGACAGCTTCCTCATAAAAATCATTATGAGAACAGCACACCTGCTATGTCTCTACCAGTAAAGTAGTGGGTAGAGTGTGAATTATGGCTGACAGTCTGTCAGCTGCCTTTGTTAAGATGGCAGAAATGGGAATGTCCCACTCTTAACTGGGCCAGTTGTGAGAGTGAGGTAAGTATTTTTAGTCCTGCTTCACTACCAAGGGAGCTACCACACGAACATAGAAAAGGTCACATTTTTATTGAGCCTGTATCTTCCCTTTCCACAGAAAGACCTGCAAAATAGGGCCAGAGCTAGGATTCTCCCATGAGCTTCTCCTTATGGCAGTCATTACATCTGGCTCCATCAGGGAGGTGAGCTTTCCCTTACTGAGGGATAAGACTCTGACCTCACCTCCCACTGTTGGTGATAACTTGGAATATCTGAGACCTCTGCATGCTGGCCCATTTTTTTATGATCTGGGATGAGGTAAACagtcctgtttttttttttttgtttggtttggtttggggattttttattttattttaatttttgggggtggtggttttttgtttgttttgtttgttgttgctgtACTTTTGACCCAGTTGGTGAGAGCAGACTTTGTTAGGGCCAGGATTTTACATACTGGGCACACTGAGGTTGAGCACTGAGGTTAGCAAGCAGTGATAATGTGTTTCAATTAAACTCATCCTCTTCCTCAGTGTCTCTAAAACTTCAGGATCCACATTCACCTGAAAGTGGGTACAGCTCCTATAAATGCAGTGGAATTTAtgcattcctgctgtgcctgtgcatcTGAATGTGGTTACCAAGTCCCCTAGTGAAGGGAAGAGAGCTGGTTCAAGCATActgaaagctgcagagcagtgctgccaTTTGTCACTTGTTCCTGTCTAATACACCTCTTAATCTCCAAGGCAGCGTactccagcagcagagtttaACTTTCAGATGATCAGATAGGTGTGCAATATTGCATACATCTGCTTGAAGGAGGTTTGTGCTTCCCTTGCTGTGCTTGTTGACCTGGCAGTTCTTATGGTGCAGGTTGCTAATATCCTGCTGAACGGGGTGAAGTACGAGAGCGAGCTGAACGAATCGGGCGAGACCTCGGAGCAGCCCCTGTCTGTGAAGCTGCTTTGCTCAACCATCTGCCACATGCCCAAGGCTCTCCGTAACCTCTGCATCAACCACTTCCTAGGTACGCCCAAAGCACCCTCTTGCCTTCTCCAGGGAGTGTTGTATTTGCAAGGCACCCCcgacaaaggcaggaatgatgcatctgactccatgttctcagaaggctaatttattactttatgatactatagtatattaaagaatattatactatactatactatactatactaaagaatacagaaaggatacttactaaATGCTAagaagataataatgaaaactcctgactctttccagagtcctgacacagcttggccccagttggccaaagagtgaaagcaactcacagcagaatccaatgaaacaatctcctgtgggtaaacaatctccaaacacattccacacaagcaaaacacagagaagcaaatgagataagaattgttttccttttctctgaggcatctcagcttcccaggagaaaagtCCTGCgtgaaggttttttttcagagaatgtgaatgccacaagGGAGGGCTCTACCTTGGGTGAAcctttttcagtattttatctATTGCTGCAATGGCTGCTCATAGAAACAACTTTATTTCTTCCATATAGATACTAATGAGGTACCTTCTTAGAAcaattagaaaggaaaaaaaaaacaaaacaacccaaacatcCCAGCAAAGCAGTGAAGCCTGTGTTCCTAGAAAGGGAACAAAAGCCTAAATCAGCACATCGTAAGGGGAATGTTCACACCAAGCAGAATGATGAGATTAGTTGTGTTTCCATGCTTACACCCTGAGACTGGCATTTACTTTCCTCCCTTTGACTGCTCTTGTACAGGGGTCCCAGAACAGGCCTGGAGGAGGTGTGGAACATGGCACTGCAGGAGTGCCTGTAACCAGTATAGGATTACCTTTGCTCTTAACCAGTGTGTGACTGGTGTTTAGGAAGGGCTTGCAGTCATTCCAGTTCACACTAAATTGGACAGAAGGGACCAGGTAATTAATACTCATTGGCTGTGAAAGGAATTAGGGGATTGTCTACATCAATGGCCTTGGTGCCAATTTGTGAGCAGAGTTTTTAACTGTGTCAGAGGCACTCTGGAGGCTGCAACCATGACATAAGAAGCACTCCTTCCAGTCCTACGTGGGAGGATAACAGCAACCTGAAATTACTATGGGATGAGCCACTCTGTTAAACTGAGTGCTGTGTCCTGTCAGAACCTGAAGACAGCTCAGACTGCTGTCatctatttttctgtcttgctaAACCAGTATTTTGTGGCCTTTAGTCAGCCTCGAGGTTTCCACTTAGGAATTCAAATGGTAAATCTTGGTCTTTAAGAGCCTGGGTGTCTTTAACAAACTTTGCAGCATTATGCACGGGGAGCAGCGGTCTCAGATCAGTGTGGCTGGGTGTTATGTAACACTCAGGCTGCACAACCCGTCCTAGGGTGTGATTGGAATATAGCTGATAACATCCGTGGAAGCTTACAAGGGGAAACAGATGTTCTGAAATCCTAATAGGTtacttctctcttctttcaggGTGGCTTTCATTTGAGGGGATGTTACTCTTTTATACTGACTTCATGGGAGAAGTAGTGTTCCAAGGGAACCCAAAAGCGCCTCACAACTCAGATGAGTATCAGAAGTACAACACTGGGGTCACCATGGGCTGCTGGGGAATGTGCATCTATGCATTCAGTGCTGCTTTCTATTCAGGTACTTGGTACAGCTGTCTTAACTACTGCTTTGGGAAAAGGTACATTTCTTAAAAGTGGTGATTCTGCAACAAGTAGGCCAGTGTTTATGTTGCACACAGCCTACCATATGGCACAAATGCTGTAGCAGAGTGTTCTTTTTCACCCTATTACCTCTGCTGCTTAGCTTGGCCTGCACTGACAGCAGGTGAGGGCAGCAACCCAGTGAACACACATCTCTCTTAGGATGTGGTTCCTTTCACAAGTGGCATTTTCAATGTACCTGGAATGCAGAGATAGATGCAGTCACCATAGGCACAATTCTGGTGCAGCACCACCCAGTTCCTGTGTGTCCCAGGCAGAGCACTCGGGTGCCATGTGCCAGCCCAGCACTTTGTCATGTGTGTcatgcctctgcctgcccaccccCACCAGTCCCCATTTACCCCTCTGGGacaggggcactgccaggcctCAGCTCTGCCGTGCCCTCTGTGCAGACAGGGCAGCAATGCTGCATCATGGAAGCCGGATTGGGAAGGGTCCTTGGCACTCATGCAAGCCACCAGTTCCCAGAGGCTGCCGCTGATCTGTGGCTGCCTAACCAAGGGTGGAGCCCTCAGCCCCATGGACGGGTGGCAGTGGAGAGGGCCgcaggtcaccccaaagctgtACCATTTCTTGCAGCCgtgctggagaagctggaggagcGCTTTAGCACACGGACCCTGTACTTCGTGGCCTATTTGGCCTTCGGGCTGGGCACGGGCCTGGCCACGCTCTCCAGGAACGTCTAcgtgctgctgtccctgtgcgCTACCTACGGCATTCTGTTCGCCACGCTCTGCACGCTGCCCTACTCCCTGCTCTGCGACTACTACCAGAGCCCAGAGGTGAGCcccgggctggggaggggccGGGGGCCCCGGGACACCCCCTTACTCTGTGGCTGTGTCCCCGCAGTT is a window of Motacilla alba alba isolate MOTALB_02 chromosome 21, Motacilla_alba_V1.0_pri, whole genome shotgun sequence DNA encoding:
- the SLC45A1 gene encoding proton-associated sugar transporter A, translating into MIPPSAPSPVGDAALLSGVASQEVWRPSVPGYSGLPTRHISHRANNFKRHPKRRKHIRPSPPPPPNTPCPIDRVDFGGLQPQRSFLELLFNGCILFGLEFSYAMETAYVTPVLLQMGLPDQLYGMVWFISPILGFLLQPLLGAWSDRCTSRFGRRRPFILVLAVGALLGLSLMLNGKDIGSALSDTENNHKWGIILTVCGVVLMDFSADSADNPSHAYMMDVCSPVDQDRGLNIHALLAGLGGGFGYVVGGIHWDKTSFGKAVGGQLRVIYVFTSIVLTIATVLTLVSIPERPLKSSNRKKKVMKSPSLPLPPSPPFFFEDNVNENSASHNSAHLHASFTSPVSPMSPLTPKYGSFISRDNSLTGLNEFASSFGTSNIDSVLIDCFTGGHNSYMTLPASLSRQPVSVSFPRVPDGCYHGANGILEQGESSLTAGPDSDVLRVGSLDAIKPRSAGILKRPQTLAIPDAVTGHCPENNRRRNVTFSQQVANILLNGVKYESELNESGETSEQPLSVKLLCSTICHMPKALRNLCINHFLGWLSFEGMLLFYTDFMGEVVFQGNPKAPHNSDEYQKYNTGVTMGCWGMCIYAFSAAFYSAVLEKLEERFSTRTLYFVAYLAFGLGTGLATLSRNVYVLLSLCATYGILFATLCTLPYSLLCDYYQSPEFVGSQAEGTRRGMGVDISLLSCQYFLAQILVALAMGPLTAAVGSASSAMYFSSLVSFLGCLFSSLCVTYELLPTEELPPVEEQRPLLPRARNE